The Vicia villosa cultivar HV-30 ecotype Madison, WI linkage group LG1, Vvil1.0, whole genome shotgun sequence genome includes a region encoding these proteins:
- the LOC131658542 gene encoding uncharacterized protein LOC131658542, with translation MARPLEKISDVNDEKELWKVAVKIHHKWSVISNNREHFEMVVYDSEGSDIHVIVPPVYRQNFDSVFVVNDTYTIANFQVQLNDLLFKPSAHKYLLRFTGGTKVGDRNVHQIQEKACRLTPFLDILTGKWNKDQLLDVIGVVDEIGYTQVQVGSKKQQVNFVIRDLSNNTITVTLWEAYAVQFMNYVEQQVDTAIPVVVMIQYAKVKEAFGKYPLSVTNTYNVTKLAINEDVETIKQFAKMLTQDTIVAVSGLLSHQSQGRSQNSYSSRQSPTQKLLSNVVLLPLEQIVKLKDTTFCATVATIAKIVASKYGWYYQACHECPNKVTGDRPPYKCVKGHETETAIFRYKIEVGVLHAGTKCKFVLWDKESEDLLEVSAAHMRETMFQAGIFDPLDFPLALDKLLEQELAFKVKWQPDWSNCSVIMLVKDKPVVDQLKSEWVEATTVNSQQLSAPVNHIKESVDEAVPVDDSDIVTDPEITSKLHGEPVTPTAKRQSPDPSIESTCHATHSEGDLSSTKLKKPARITRKLVKIEK, from the exons ATGGCACGACCGTTGGAAAAGATCTCTGATGTTAACGATGAAAAGGAACTTTGGAAAGTTGCTGTTAAAATACATCACAAGTGGAGTGTCATCTCTAACAACAGGGAACATTTTGAAATGGTTGTTTATGATTCTGAG GGAAGTGATATCCATGTTATCGTACCTCCCGTTTACAGGCAAAATTTTGATTCGGTGTTTGTTGTTAATGATACTTACACTATTGCGAACTTCCAAGTTCAGCTGAATGATCTGCTGTTCAAACCTTCTGCTCACAAGTACCTCCTTAGATTTACTGGTGGGACAAAAGTTGGGGATAGAAATGTGCATCAGATTCAGGAAAAGGCTTGCAGACTCACTCCTTTTCTTGATATTTTAACTGGGAAATGGAATAAGGATCAACTTTTAG ATGTTATCGGAGTGGTTGATGAAATTGGGTACACACAGGTCCAGGTTGGAAGTAAAAAGCAACAGGTCAACTTTGTCATTCGCGACTTGAG CAACAACACTATCACGGTTACGTTATGGGAGGCGTACGCGGTGCAGTTTATGAACTACGTTGAACAGCAGGTCGATACTGCAATTCCTGTTGTGGTTATGATTCAATATGCAAAGGTCAAAGAAGCTTTTG GCAAATATCCTCTATCTGTTACCAACACTTACAATGTCACCAAATTGGCTATTAATGAAGACGTGGAGACAATCAAACAATTTGCCAAAAT GCTTACACAGGATACTATAGTGGCTGTCTCAGGCCTTCTCAGTCATCAGTCTCAGGGAAGGTCGCAAAACTCATATAGTTCTCGCCAATCACCTACCCAAAAgttgttgtctaatgttgttctTCTTCCACTTGAGCAGATAGTTAAACTCAAAGAC ACTACTTTTTGTGCCACGGTTGCTACAATTGCAAAAATTGTTGCTTCAAAATATGGCTGGTACTACCAGGCATGCCATGAGTGCCCAAATAAAGTCACTGGTGATAGACCTCCGTACAAGTGTGTCAAGGGACATGAGACTGAAACTGCCATTTTCAG GTATAAAATAGAGGTGGGTGTTCTTCATGCTGGTACAAAATGCAAGTTTGTTTTATGGGACAAGGAGAGTGAAGACCTATTGGAAGTCTCGGCTGCTCATATGCGCGAAACAATGTTTCAG GCTGGAATATTTGATCCCCTCGATTTTCCCCTGGCACTCGACAAGCTCCTTGAACAGGAACTTGCCTTCAAGGTCAAGTGGCAACCAGATTGGTCTAATTGCTCGGTCATCATGTTAGTGAAAGATAAACCTGTTGTGGATCAACTAAAATCTGAATGGGTGGAGGCGACTACAGTTAATTCACAACAGCTTTCTGCCCCAGTGAACCAT ATAAAAGAGAGTGTTGATGAGGCTGTTCCTGTTGATGATTCCGACATTGTTACG GATCCTGAAATAACTTCCAAATTGCACGGTGAACCGGTCACACCTACGGCAAAAAGACAGAGCCCCGATCCATCCATTGAATCTACATGTCATGCAACACACAGCGAAGGAGATTTGTCTTCGACTAAACTTAAGAAACCAGCCAGAATCACCAGGAAATTAGTGAAGATTGAAAAATAG
- the LOC131630704 gene encoding uncharacterized protein LOC131630704 — MPLVTEELKARAEVYYGDKVCREKFSLLLAEKGLPDGLLTIQDIEECGHVKELGFVWLKLGKKMESKFDNIVVGYDSVVTAYMEPNKIKKLTGVKARDFLVWFTLNEIYVKPVKGGTFVTFKSLVGLSMSFPVSLFQARKLESKEDQIVVN, encoded by the coding sequence ATGCCTTTGGTAACCGAAGAGTTGAAAGCCAGAGCAGAGGTGTATTATGGTGACAAAGTTTGCAGGGAGAAATTCTCTCTATTGCTGGCAGAAAAAGGTCTACCAGATGGATTATTAACCATACAAGACATTGAAGAATGTGGGCATGTGAAGGAACTAGGCTTTGTTTGGCTCAAGCTTGGGAAGAAGATGGAGAGTAAGTTTGATAATATTGTTGTTGGTTATGATTCAGTTGTTACTGCTTATATGGAGCCAAACAAGATCAAGAAACTTACTGGTGTGAAGGCTAGAGATTTCTTGGTTTGGTTTACTTTGAATGAGATTTATGTCAAGCCAGTTAAAGGGGGGACGTTTGTTACCTTCAAGTCTTTGGTTGGTTTGTCCATGTCTTTTCCAGTGTCATTGTTCCAAGCTAGGAAATTAGAAAGCAAGGAAGATCAAATTGTAGTTAATTAA